Proteins encoded together in one Flavobacteriales bacterium window:
- the lipA gene encoding lipoyl synthase → MNMEEEQTAVRPARRPEWLRVKLPTGESYRKVRTIVSEHKLHTICQSGNCPNMGECWGEGTATFMILGNVCTRSCGFCAVATGRPEPVDPFEPARVARSVELMGVKHCVITSVDRDDLEDGGADTWARTIRAVRRRSPGTTMETLIPDFKGRWQDLAVVLDAAPDVLSHNLETVRRLTKQVRVQARYDRSLEVLMRAKRAGLRTKSGIMLGLGETDQEVLETMDDLRAVGTDVMTIGQYLQPTKAHLDVQEFVHPDRFAQFRESGLAKGFRFVESGPLVRSSYHAERHVG, encoded by the coding sequence ATGAACATGGAGGAGGAACAGACGGCCGTCCGCCCAGCCCGAAGGCCTGAGTGGCTCCGTGTGAAACTGCCGACGGGCGAGAGCTACCGCAAGGTCAGGACCATCGTCAGCGAGCACAAGCTGCACACCATCTGCCAGAGCGGCAACTGCCCCAACATGGGCGAGTGCTGGGGAGAGGGTACGGCCACCTTCATGATCCTGGGCAACGTGTGCACGCGGAGCTGCGGTTTCTGCGCCGTGGCCACCGGCCGTCCTGAACCGGTGGATCCCTTCGAGCCTGCGCGCGTGGCCCGCAGCGTGGAATTGATGGGTGTGAAGCACTGTGTGATCACCAGCGTTGACCGGGACGACCTTGAGGATGGCGGGGCGGATACCTGGGCGCGCACCATCCGGGCCGTCCGACGTCGGTCCCCGGGCACGACCATGGAGACCCTGATCCCTGACTTCAAAGGGCGCTGGCAGGACCTGGCCGTGGTGCTCGATGCCGCGCCGGACGTGCTCTCGCACAATCTGGAGACCGTGCGGCGTCTCACGAAACAGGTGCGCGTCCAAGCGCGCTACGACCGCAGCCTGGAGGTTCTGATGCGGGCCAAGCGGGCGGGTCTTCGGACAAAGAGCGGCATCATGCTCGGCCTGGGTGAGACCGACCAGGAGGTGCTGGAGACGATGGACGATCTGCGTGCCGTGGGCACCGATGTGATGACCATCGGGCAGTACCTACAGCCCACGAAGGCGCATCTGGACGTGCAGGAGTTCGTTCACCCCGATCGGTTCGCCCAGTTCAGGGAATCGGGGCTTGCCAAGGGCTTCCGTTTCGTGGAGAGCGGACCACTGGTGCGGTCCAGCTATCACGCGGAGCGCCACGTGGGGTAG